The genomic DNA GAACTGGGCAAGTACTGCGGCTCGACCGCGCTGGCCTTTGCCATGCATACGCATCCGGTGGCCACGGCCGCATGGCGCTGGCGCAATCAGCAAGCACCGGTGGAGAGCCTGCTCCGGCGCGTCGGCGCCGAGCAGCTGGTGCTGCTCGGCAGCGGCGGCTCCGACTGGCTGCAGGGCAGTGGCAAGGCCACGCGCGTCGACGGTGGCTATCGCGTCGACGGCCGCAAGATCTTCGCCAGCGGTGCGCCGGTGGCGGACCTGTTCATGACCTGCGCGGTCTATGACGACCCGGAGGCCGGCCCCACCGTGCTGCATTTCGCGCTGCCGATGAAGACGCCGGGCGTGCGCGTGCTGTCGAACTGGCACACGCTGGGCATGCGCGGCACCGGCTCGCACGATGTCATGCTGGAAGGCGTGCTGGTGCCCGACACCGCGGTGGCCGCGCGCCGCCCGCAAGGCGTATGGCATCCGATGATGCATACGGTGGCGATGATCGCGTTGCCGCTGATCTACGCCGTCTACGTCGGCATCGCCGAGGCCGCGCGCGAGATCGCGCTGCAGCTGGCCCGCCAGCGGCGCCTGAATGCGCATGCGGTCGAGGCGGCGGGACGGCTGTGCAACGAAGCAGAGGCGGCGCGGCTGGCGCTCGATGCGATGTTTGCCGCCGCGGCCGGCCAGGCGCCCGGCGCGATCACCACCAACCGCATCATGAGCGCCCGCACGCTGGCGGCGCGTGCGGTGCTGGCGACGGTCGAAGCGGCGATGGACCTGGCCGGCGGCGCGGGCTTCTATCGCGATGCCGGGCTGGAGCGGCGCTTCCGCGATGCGCAGGGCGCGCGCTTCCATCCGCTGCAGGCCGGGGCCCAGCAGGAGTACGCCGGACGCATGGCGCTGGGGCTGGATATCGATGCGCCGACCGGCGAGGTGCGCACGGCAGCGCAATGATGTCCGCCCTGGCCCAGCTCTCCTACGACACCGAGGCCTGCAATGACAGCGGCCAGGGCGAGGACGCCTGCGCCATCGGCCACGATGGCACGGCGCGCCGCGCCCTGCGCGATGCGCTCGGGCAGTTTGCCACTGGCGTGACCGTGGTCACGGCCGCCGGCGCCGACGGCCGCCCGGTCGGCGTGACGATCAATGCGTTCGCGTCCGTGTCGCTCGCGCCGCCGTTGCTGCTGTGGTGCCTGGCGCGAAGCTCAGGCAGCCTGCCGGTGTTGCGCGCCGCGCCCTGCCACGCGATCAACGTGCTGGGCAGCGGCCAGCTGGAAGTGTGCCGGCGCTTTGCCGCGCGCGCCGACGACCGCTTCGCCGGCATCGCCCATCGTGCCGGGCCGTGCGGCACGGTGCTGATCGACGGCACGCTGGCCTATTTCATCTGCCGGCACCGCTCGGTGCGCACCGTGGGCGACCATGTGCTGTTCGTCGTGGAAGTGGTGGCCTATGGCGCGGCGCCGGGCATGCCGCTGGTGTTCCATGGCGGCGGCTTTGCCGACGCGCGCGAACCCTGCGCCGGTTAAGCGCCCCGCTTAAGCGCGCTCGGCCCGCTTGCCCAGGATCACCAGCGCGATGCCGCCCAGCACCGCCGCCGCGCTCAGCGCCAGACGCAAGGTCAGGGACTCGCCGAGCCAGGCGATGCCGCCCACCGCGGCGATGACCGGCACGCTCAGCTGCACGGTGGCC from Cupriavidus taiwanensis includes the following:
- a CDS encoding acyl-CoA dehydrogenase family protein, whose product is METLSAADASAGAQADWIGLAATLGRTFDGRAPEIDASEQFVSANYDDLRAHRFFAAAVPQELGGAGLSHQELGAVLRELGKYCGSTALAFAMHTHPVATAAWRWRNQQAPVESLLRRVGAEQLVLLGSGGSDWLQGSGKATRVDGGYRVDGRKIFASGAPVADLFMTCAVYDDPEAGPTVLHFALPMKTPGVRVLSNWHTLGMRGTGSHDVMLEGVLVPDTAVAARRPQGVWHPMMHTVAMIALPLIYAVYVGIAEAAREIALQLARQRRLNAHAVEAAGRLCNEAEAARLALDAMFAAAAGQAPGAITTNRIMSARTLAARAVLATVEAAMDLAGGAGFYRDAGLERRFRDAQGARFHPLQAGAQQEYAGRMALGLDIDAPTGEVRTAAQ
- a CDS encoding flavin reductase family protein; the protein is MMSALAQLSYDTEACNDSGQGEDACAIGHDGTARRALRDALGQFATGVTVVTAAGADGRPVGVTINAFASVSLAPPLLLWCLARSSGSLPVLRAAPCHAINVLGSGQLEVCRRFAARADDRFAGIAHRAGPCGTVLIDGTLAYFICRHRSVRTVGDHVLFVVEVVAYGAAPGMPLVFHGGGFADAREPCAG